CTCCATACCCTCACCTACATACCAGTGAACAAAGGCCCGCTTAGCGTACATCAGATCAAACTTGTGGTCCAGCCGAGCCCAGGCCTCTGCAATAGCAGTGGTGTTGCTCAGCATGCACACAGCCCTCTGGACCTTGGCCAGATCTCCACCAGGAACCACGGTGGGCGGCTGGTAGTTGATGCCAACCTTGAAGCCGGTGGGACACCAGTCCACAAACTGGATGGTGCGCTTGGTTTTGATGGTGGCAATGGCAGCATTGACATCTTTAGGCACCACATCACCACGGTACAAAAGACAACAAGCCATGTACTTGCCATGGCGAGGGTCACATTTCACCATCTGATTGGCCGGCTCAAAGCAGGCGTTGGTGATCTCAGACACTGAGAGTTGCTCATGGTAAGCCTTCTCAGCGGAGATGACAGGGGCATAGGTGGCCAGAGGGAAGTGGATACGGGGATATGGCACCAAGTTGGTCTGGAACTCTGTCAGATCAACATTCAGGGCACCATCAAAACGAAGAGAAGCAGTGATGGAGGACACAATCTGACCGATTAGCCTGTTCAGATTAGTGTATGTGGGACGCTCGATATCGAGGTTCCTACGGCAGATGTCGTAAATGGCCTCATTATCTACCATGAAGGCACAGTCGGAGTGCTCCAGGGTGGTGTGGGTGGTCAGGATGGAGTTGTAGGGCTCCACCACAGCAGTGGACACCTGGGGAGCTGGGTAGATGGAGAACTCCAGTTTGGACTTCTTGCCATAGTCCACAGACAGACGCTCCATCAGCAGGGAGGTGAAACCAGAGCCGGTGCCTCCACCGAAGCTGTGAAACACCAGGAAGCCCTGAAGACCAGTGCACTGGTCAGCCTGAGGACAGAGATGGAgacacagcaaaaaaatatgAGATACAGAATGCCATTTTATGTGTTATTATAAAGATAAATGTAAGAATAACTTTACCCACCAGTTTGCGGATCCTGTCCAGAACCAGATCAATGATCTCTTTACCGATGGTGTAGTGTCCACGAGCGTAGTTGTTGGCAGCATCCTCTTTGCCAGTGATCAGCTGCTCAGGATGGAACAGCTGGCGGTAGGTCCCAGTGCGAACCTCATCTAAggagaacaaaaaacacaaaatgaataagTTGTGGTTCAAGACATTTCATTCAATTTGCTTCAATAACAATAGTGTTCAGACAGAAGTGATAGCTCTTACCGATGACAGTGGGCTCCAGGTCCACAAATACAGCTCTGGGGACGTGTTTTCCAGCTCCAGTCTCACTGAAGAAGGTGTTGAAGGAATCATCTCCTCCTCCGATGGTCTTGTCACTGGGCATCTGTCCGTCCGGCTGGATTCCATGTTCAAGACAGTAAAGCTCCCAGCAGGCATTGCCGATCTGGACACCAGCCTGACCAACGTGGATGGAGATGCACTCACGCTGTGGACAGAAAAACATGAGATTTACATTAAGCTATATGCATTCATAGCAGGTAAGCTAAACTGTAGTTTGATGCTAAAATGTCACTATGATTAGCATCTATCAATCAACCGCAGCGTGCCTAATGGTCAGCTAAACATTTTTCTGGCGCAGTGCAATGCTACAATGACATATGAACTGTAAAAATTCAAAGAAGTTCCATCTAGTCATAGCAAGCATAAACTAAGACCTGTAACAATTCAGCTGCGCCTCAAACTGTTCACGGTGTAGTAAGTCTAGCCTCAGGGGCTCTGTGTTATGTTGCTATGAAGATGATGCACCATAATCTCTCGGGGCTGACCTCCATTTATTCTGACAATAGCAAATGACAAAGCAAAACCACCGTGCAATAAGcagcctgctgcagctcctctcccACAGGAGGATGGTACAAATGGGCTGAGCTCATAGTGGAACAATGGGCGTGGAGCTCACAGCAGGAACCAGTCCATCACCATTACTGACTGGTCATCACTGCATTCATGATTACCACTGGCTTACCGCTCCCATATGAAACAATCTGCTGACCCCTCCTCGAACAAAAAATGACCCAGACATGGCATCAGCATAAAGTGTGCTCACAAGAGATGTGCTAATACCCCATgtaaaaaccccaacaaaatgcataaatggcattaaaaataaataaaagacaactTTGCAATTAACTGTAGTgcttaataattaaaaaatatacaccaatagaatattctttattgtcattatacaatgtataaggAGAATAAATGGGGATAAATACTACTAATATATGCGgtataaacagaaaaactgaagtgGGCCTGTCCCAACATGCAGGGACATCTGTCAGTCACAGCGCAGGGCACATTAGCGCGGATTAGCGGGGCGGTTAGCGGGAGTTCACAGCGCCATCAAccggggaggggaggagggatgAGCCGCAGGAAATCAGACCCGACCCGCATCACTACCGCATACATCCAGAGGCAGATCTGACAGATTTACGGCTGCTCTGCGGAGCTCTGCAGCGGCTACAACGGACCACCCCGCTGACTGTTGACTGTCCAACTTAGCGGTGTCCGTTACTGGCATGAATTTTTAATGAGCTGCGCCTCCCTGACATCgtatttcatccattttctaACCCCCTCGGATGGAGTTTCTTCTAATCCCGCTAATGCAGCACCCATCCATTCCTCCTCCGGCCGGACTGACCGGTACAGCCCCGTCACGAGTAGCCACGACCCGTGCTTGAGTCACACAAAATACCGCAAAGCCGACAGGTTGGACCGGCGCCGACATTTGACTTGAAAACCCTCTTTTGTTCTGTCTGCCCGCCACGTACCCGCCCGAACCTGTCCAGAACCTCTCTTTTACCCCTTTATAGCcgccattttgaattaaaagCACACCATTTCACCTGCTATATTAGCATTTTGTTAAACTTTTCGCTTACAtccatacatttaaaaataattgtcCCTCAACTATTCCTTTCCTCCTTATAGCTACTCCCA
The nucleotide sequence above comes from Amphiprion ocellaris isolate individual 3 ecotype Okinawa chromosome 8, ASM2253959v1, whole genome shotgun sequence. Encoded proteins:
- the LOC111586647 gene encoding tubulin alpha-1A chain, whose amino-acid sequence is MRECISIHVGQAGVQIGNACWELYCLEHGIQPDGQMPSDKTIGGGDDSFNTFFSETGAGKHVPRAVFVDLEPTVIDEVRTGTYRQLFHPEQLITGKEDAANNYARGHYTIGKEIIDLVLDRIRKLADQCTGLQGFLVFHSFGGGTGSGFTSLLMERLSVDYGKKSKLEFSIYPAPQVSTAVVEPYNSILTTHTTLEHSDCAFMVDNEAIYDICRRNLDIERPTYTNLNRLIGQIVSSITASLRFDGALNVDLTEFQTNLVPYPRIHFPLATYAPVISAEKAYHEQLSVSEITNACFEPANQMVKCDPRHGKYMACCLLYRGDVVPKDVNAAIATIKTKRTIQFVDWCPTGFKVGINYQPPTVVPGGDLAKVQRAVCMLSNTTAIAEAWARLDHKFDLMYAKRAFVHWYVGEGMEEGEFSEAREDMAALEKDYEEVGVDSVEGEGEDEGEEY